A single region of the Thermococcus paralvinellae genome encodes:
- a CDS encoding 30S ribosomal protein S27ae, whose amino-acid sequence MGQKWKLYEVKDGKVVRKNKYCPRCGPGVFMANHKDRWACGRCGYTEWKK is encoded by the coding sequence ATGGGGCAGAAGTGGAAGCTTTATGAAGTTAAGGATGGCAAAGTTGTAAGGAAGAACAAGTACTGCCCAAGATGCGGTCCTGGAGTCTTTATGGCAAATCACAAGGATAGATGGGCTTGTGGAAGGTGCGGCTACACTGAGTGGAAGAAGTGA
- the engB gene encoding GTP-binding protein EngB, with product MIIFVGRSNVGKSTLIYKLTGKKVRRGKKPGVTRKPVEIVWRNKRVIDMPGFGFMSGLPKHVQEKIKTEIVHFIEEHADEIELAILVIDGKSALEIIERWEKRGEIPIDVEFFQFLQELKIPTIVAVNKLDKIKNVNLTINKLIEKFGLSGTWEDYKELFVPVSAKFGTNIEELKKIIDKKLRKSQGLRE from the coding sequence ATGATAATCTTTGTGGGACGTTCAAACGTTGGTAAAAGCACGTTAATCTATAAACTCACCGGAAAAAAGGTGAGGAGAGGGAAGAAACCAGGAGTTACGAGAAAACCTGTTGAGATTGTATGGAGAAATAAGAGAGTGATTGATATGCCAGGATTTGGCTTCATGAGCGGGCTTCCAAAACACGTTCAAGAAAAAATAAAAACAGAAATTGTCCACTTTATTGAAGAACATGCAGACGAAATTGAGCTGGCGATATTAGTTATTGATGGTAAAAGCGCCTTAGAAATCATTGAGAGATGGGAAAAGAGAGGCGAAATACCAATAGATGTCGAATTCTTCCAGTTCTTACAAGAGCTTAAAATTCCCACGATAGTCGCTGTTAATAAACTCGATAAAATAAAAAATGTAAATTTAACAATCAACAAGCTGATAGAAAAATTTGGCTTAAGCGGAACTTGGGAGGACTACAAAGAGCTTTTTGTCCCAGTATCAGCCAAATTTGGAACAAACATAGAGGAATTGAAAAAAATTATAGATAAAAAACTCAGAAAGTCTCAAGGACTACGTGAGTAA
- a CDS encoding 30S ribosomal protein S24e: MEIRVTEIKENKLLGRKEIYFEIIHEGEPTPSRKDVKGKLVAMLDLNPETTVIQYIRSYFGSRVSKGYAKAYDSKERMLYIEPEYILIRDGIIEKKEGE; this comes from the coding sequence ATGGAGATTAGAGTTACTGAAATTAAGGAGAACAAGCTCCTCGGGAGAAAGGAAATTTACTTCGAGATTATCCATGAAGGAGAACCAACTCCCTCAAGAAAGGACGTAAAAGGAAAGCTCGTTGCAATGCTTGATTTAAACCCAGAGACAACAGTTATTCAGTACATTAGGTCTTACTTTGGTAGCAGGGTTTCAAAGGGCTATGCAAAGGCTTATGATAGCAAGGAGAGAATGCTCTACATTGAGCCTGAGTACATTCTAATTAGAGATGGCATAATTGAGAAGAAGGAGGGAGAATGA
- a CDS encoding 30S ribosomal protein S6e → MATFKLVISDPKSGIAKQIEISGPEAEKLIGKRIGDEIPAKELGLDLSAIFGKDIPADAELLIRGGTDKDGFPMRPDVHGPRRVKILLSKGPGFRPKEKGERRKKTVRGNTISPDIVQINVKLVY, encoded by the coding sequence ATGGCTACATTCAAGCTTGTAATCTCAGACCCAAAGAGCGGAATTGCAAAGCAGATTGAGATTAGTGGGCCAGAAGCAGAGAAGCTGATCGGCAAAAGGATAGGTGATGAGATTCCAGCAAAGGAACTTGGGCTTGATCTAAGTGCAATCTTTGGTAAAGATATTCCAGCAGATGCAGAGCTCCTCATTAGGGGTGGAACTGATAAAGATGGCTTCCCAATGAGACCAGACGTTCACGGACCAAGAAGAGTTAAAATCCTTCTCTCAAAAGGTCCAGGCTTCAGACCAAAAGAAAAGGGTGAGAGAAGGAAGAAGACCGTTAGAGGTAACACAATCAGTCCCGACATTGTCCAGATTAATGTCAAGCTAGTATATTGA
- the spt4 gene encoding transcription elongation factor subunit Spt4 encodes MKERACRHCHYITTEDRCPVCGSRDLSDEWFDLVIIMDVENSKIAQKLGVKVPGKYAIRVR; translated from the coding sequence ATGAAAGAAAGAGCCTGCAGACACTGTCACTACATAACAACCGAGGACAGATGTCCAGTCTGTGGGAGCAGGGATTTAAGTGATGAATGGTTTGACTTGGTTATAATCATGGATGTTGAAAATTCAAAAATAGCACAAAAATTGGGCGTGAAAGTTCCAGGAAAGTACGCAATAAGGGTCAGATAA
- a CDS encoding type II toxin-antitoxin system VapC family toxin, with the protein MRKTWLVLVDTNFLLVPGQFGVDIISELNRILDVKFEIAVPNIVLDELNVIEHKAKGKDLMAIRMAKKLVERFKVVEIGKFGEKPTDVQIYEFAVKNPNVVVCTNDKLLKKKLREKGIPVVYLRQKKILELEGMLE; encoded by the coding sequence ATGAGAAAAACTTGGCTTGTTCTTGTTGATACAAACTTTCTTCTAGTTCCCGGTCAGTTTGGAGTTGATATAATCAGTGAGCTTAATCGAATTCTTGATGTTAAGTTTGAGATTGCTGTTCCGAATATAGTTCTCGATGAGCTCAATGTTATAGAGCATAAGGCTAAAGGAAAAGATCTAATGGCCATTAGAATGGCCAAAAAGCTAGTTGAGAGGTTTAAAGTTGTTGAAATTGGGAAATTTGGGGAAAAACCAACTGATGTCCAAATTTATGAATTTGCCGTGAAAAACCCTAATGTTGTTGTTTGTACAAACGATAAACTCCTTAAAAAGAAGCTCAGGGAGAAAGGAATTCCTGTTGTCTATCTCAGACAAAAGAAAATTCTTGAGCTTGAGGGTATGTTGGAATAG
- a CDS encoding S8 family peptidase, which yields MRLKALLGILLTILVVASLAFKPATAQQSEKVKVIVMIDRDSFDEKAVKGLGGQIKIRYKLIPAVVIEIPENAIEKLKSVRGVKKVELDKVAYAYPGNGVGRPPWYTPTQPPQVIPWGIDRINAPDVWSITTGASNGVIEVAVLDTGVDWDHPDLAANIAWEVSTIGGVVSTDPADWYDGNGHGTHVIGTIAALNNDIGVVGVAPKVEIYAIKVLDDRGSGTYSDIMLGIEQALLGPDGVLDADGDGIIVGDPDDDAAEVISMSLGGPVDDTALHDMIITAYNYGVVIVAASGNEAADQPSYPAIYPEVIAVGATNSTDGIAWFSNLQPEVSAPGVDILSTYPNDDYETLSGTSMATPHVSGVIALIQAAYYNKYGTVLPVGTFDDMTTNTIRGILHVTADDLGDPGWDIYYGYGIVRADLAVQAALG from the coding sequence ATGCGTCTTAAAGCATTGTTAGGTATCTTGTTGACAATTTTAGTGGTAGCATCACTAGCCTTTAAACCAGCAACAGCACAGCAGTCAGAGAAAGTCAAAGTTATTGTGATGATTGACAGAGATTCTTTTGACGAAAAAGCAGTAAAAGGACTTGGTGGGCAGATTAAAATAAGATATAAACTCATTCCAGCTGTTGTAATTGAGATTCCAGAAAATGCTATTGAAAAGCTAAAATCAGTAAGAGGGGTTAAGAAAGTTGAGCTTGATAAAGTGGCATATGCATATCCGGGGAATGGAGTGGGAAGACCTCCGTGGTACACTCCAACCCAGCCGCCACAGGTAATCCCATGGGGAATTGACAGAATTAATGCACCTGATGTATGGAGCATAACAACTGGCGCTTCAAATGGCGTCATTGAAGTTGCAGTTCTTGATACAGGCGTTGACTGGGATCACCCAGACCTCGCAGCAAACATTGCATGGGAAGTAAGTACAATTGGTGGAGTTGTCTCAACAGACCCAGCAGACTGGTACGATGGAAACGGCCACGGAACTCACGTTATTGGAACAATTGCAGCTCTTAACAATGATATTGGTGTTGTTGGTGTTGCTCCAAAAGTAGAAATCTATGCAATTAAGGTTCTCGATGATAGAGGTTCTGGAACTTACAGTGATATAATGCTTGGTATTGAACAGGCATTGCTCGGCCCGGATGGAGTGTTAGATGCAGACGGAGACGGCATAATTGTTGGGGATCCGGACGACGATGCTGCTGAGGTCATTTCAATGAGTCTCGGTGGTCCTGTTGATGATACAGCACTCCATGACATGATTATTACAGCGTACAACTATGGTGTTGTTATTGTTGCTGCATCAGGTAACGAAGCCGCAGACCAGCCGAGCTATCCAGCAATCTATCCAGAAGTTATTGCTGTCGGCGCCACAAACTCTACCGACGGAATAGCTTGGTTCAGCAACCTTCAGCCAGAAGTCAGCGCTCCAGGTGTTGATATACTCAGCACATATCCAAATGATGACTATGAAACCCTTAGCGGAACTTCAATGGCAACTCCACATGTAAGTGGTGTCATTGCACTTATTCAAGCCGCCTATTACAACAAATATGGTACAGTATTGCCCGTGGGAACATTTGACGACATGACAACAAACACAATTAGAGGAATACTTCACGTTACTGCTGATGACCTTGGAGATCCAGGATGGGACATCTACTATGGCTATGGGATAGTCAGAGCAGATTTAGCAGTCCAAGCTGCCCTTGGCTGA
- a CDS encoding preprotein translocase subunit Sec61beta translates to MAKEKTTLPPTGAGLMRFFDEDTKAIKISPRGAIALVLIFIAIEILLHVFGVQLLG, encoded by the coding sequence ATGGCAAAGGAAAAGACAACCTTACCACCAACTGGTGCTGGTTTGATGAGGTTCTTCGATGAGGACACAAAAGCAATAAAGATAAGTCCAAGAGGGGCAATAGCTCTCGTGCTGATTTTCATAGCAATTGAAATACTTTTACATGTCTTTGGAGTCCAACTCCTTGGCTAA
- the twy1 gene encoding 4-demethylwyosine synthase TYW1: protein MSETIKPNMPEEIARLFKKQHYALVGRHSGVKLCHWLKESIKHNRVCYKQRFYGIHSHRCLQMTPVLAWCTHNCIFCWRPMEGFLGTELPQPWDDPAFIVEESIKAQRKLLSGFGGIKDRINVKKFGEAQEPKHAAISLSGEPTIYPYIGDLVEEFHKRGFTTFIVTNGTVPEAIEQMKKENKLPTQLYVSLTAPDIETYNRVNIPMIPDGWERILKTLELMRDLPTRTVIRLTLVKDENMHNPKGYAELIMKAKPMFVEAKAYMFVGFSRNRLTINNMPKHEEIKAFAEELVKYLPGYHIEDEYQPSRVVLIMRDDISKEERFIKH from the coding sequence ATGAGTGAGACGATAAAACCCAACATGCCTGAAGAAATTGCGAGACTCTTTAAAAAGCAGCATTATGCTCTTGTTGGTAGGCATAGTGGAGTCAAGTTATGCCATTGGTTAAAGGAGAGTATAAAACATAATAGAGTCTGCTACAAGCAGAGGTTCTACGGTATTCACTCTCATCGCTGCCTTCAGATGACACCAGTTTTAGCATGGTGCACCCACAACTGCATATTCTGCTGGCGCCCAATGGAAGGCTTTTTGGGGACAGAACTGCCGCAGCCTTGGGATGATCCAGCGTTCATTGTCGAGGAAAGCATAAAAGCACAAAGAAAGCTATTAAGTGGATTTGGTGGAATAAAGGACAGGATTAACGTGAAAAAATTTGGAGAGGCACAAGAGCCTAAGCATGCTGCCATCAGCTTATCTGGAGAGCCTACCATATATCCCTACATTGGAGATTTAGTTGAGGAGTTTCATAAGAGAGGATTTACAACATTCATAGTAACGAATGGTACTGTTCCTGAAGCAATAGAACAGATGAAAAAGGAGAACAAACTACCAACACAGCTCTATGTCTCCTTGACAGCCCCAGATATCGAAACATACAACAGAGTCAACATTCCAATGATTCCAGATGGATGGGAAAGGATACTTAAAACTCTTGAGCTAATGAGAGACTTACCAACGAGAACTGTAATAAGACTGACTCTTGTTAAGGACGAAAACATGCACAATCCAAAGGGTTATGCAGAGCTAATCATGAAAGCTAAGCCAATGTTCGTTGAGGCTAAAGCTTACATGTTTGTTGGCTTTTCAAGAAATCGCCTGACAATCAATAATATGCCCAAGCACGAAGAAATTAAGGCATTTGCTGAGGAGCTTGTAAAATACCTGCCAGGCTATCACATTGAAGATGAGTATCAGCCAAGCAGAGTAGTGTTGATAATGAGAGATGACATAAGCAAAGAGGAGCGCTTCATAAAACATTGA
- a CDS encoding inorganic diphosphatase, translated as MNPFHDLEPGPEVPEVVYALIEIPKGSRNKYELDKKTGLIKLDRVLYSPFYYPVDYGIIPQTWYDDDDPFDIMVIMREPTYPGVLIEARPIGLFKMIDSGDKDYKVLAVPVEDPYFNDWKDISDVPKAFLDEIAHFFKRYKELQGKEIIVEGWENAEKAKQEILRAIELYKEKFGKKE; from the coding sequence ATGAATCCGTTCCACGACCTTGAGCCAGGACCAGAGGTTCCAGAGGTTGTTTACGCATTGATTGAGATTCCAAAGGGGAGCAGAAACAAGTATGAGCTTGATAAGAAAACAGGTTTAATAAAGCTTGACAGAGTTCTTTACAGCCCATTCTACTACCCAGTTGACTATGGAATCATACCACAGACATGGTATGATGACGATGACCCATTTGATATCATGGTTATCATGAGAGAGCCCACTTATCCTGGAGTTCTTATAGAGGCAAGACCAATAGGGTTGTTCAAGATGATTGACAGCGGAGATAAGGATTACAAAGTCCTAGCAGTCCCAGTTGAGGATCCATACTTCAACGACTGGAAAGATATAAGCGATGTTCCAAAGGCATTCCTTGATGAGATTGCCCACTTCTTCAAGAGATACAAGGAGCTACAAGGAAAGGAGATCATCGTTGAAGGATGGGAAAACGCCGAGAAAGCAAAGCAAGAAATTTTAAGGGCTATTGAGCTTTATAAAGAGAAATTTGGAAAGAAGGAGTGA
- a CDS encoding DNA-directed RNA polymerase produces MYKLLTVKDVVRIPPRMFTMDPKEAAKIVLRETYEGIYDKDEGVILAVLDVHEVSEGVIVPGDGATYHEVVFDVLVWKPEMHEVVEGEVVDVAPYGAFIRIGPMDGLVHISQLMDDYVVFDEKNKQFLGKEKKYLLKLGDEVRARIIAISVKSRIIRENKIGLTMRQPGLGKFEWIAKEKRKSKEGEAG; encoded by the coding sequence ATGTACAAGCTTTTGACAGTTAAAGATGTTGTGAGAATTCCTCCAAGAATGTTTACAATGGATCCAAAAGAAGCCGCAAAAATAGTTCTGAGAGAGACTTATGAGGGAATTTATGATAAGGATGAGGGAGTTATCTTGGCAGTTCTTGATGTTCATGAGGTTAGTGAGGGGGTTATTGTTCCTGGTGACGGTGCAACTTACCATGAGGTTGTTTTTGATGTTCTCGTGTGGAAGCCTGAGATGCATGAGGTTGTTGAGGGAGAAGTTGTCGATGTTGCTCCTTACGGTGCTTTCATAAGAATTGGGCCAATGGACGGTCTCGTTCACATTTCACAGCTTATGGATGACTATGTGGTCTTTGATGAAAAGAACAAGCAATTCCTTGGAAAGGAGAAGAAATACCTTCTCAAGCTTGGCGATGAAGTTAGGGCAAGAATAATTGCTATCAGCGTTAAGAGCAGGATAATCAGAGAGAACAAGATTGGTCTAACGATGAGACAACCCGGTCTTGGAAAATTTGAGTGGATTGCAAAAGAAAAGAGAAAGAGCAAAGAAGGTGAGGCTGGATGA
- a CDS encoding GTP-dependent dephospho-CoA kinase encodes MCKEFYFKLPPSLRNELKKPLGELVRGELPHPYILVKEKLEKAPYLITVGDVVTENVLKLGIKPNVAIYDHKTERNEYNPEIEPNAVILTASNPPATITKALLNAIRKSIELAKRGLRVHIKVYGEEDLAAIPAVLYAPLNALVIYGQPKEGIVLIKVTPECKRRCAEILRKMEVVYDGD; translated from the coding sequence ATGTGCAAGGAATTTTACTTCAAACTCCCTCCTTCTCTTAGAAATGAGCTTAAAAAGCCGTTGGGTGAGTTGGTTAGAGGTGAGCTTCCCCATCCTTATATTTTGGTAAAAGAAAAGCTTGAAAAAGCTCCCTACCTCATCACAGTTGGGGATGTTGTTACGGAAAATGTTTTAAAGCTCGGCATAAAGCCCAATGTGGCAATATACGATCACAAGACTGAACGAAACGAATATAACCCTGAAATTGAGCCCAATGCAGTAATACTGACAGCCAGCAACCCACCAGCAACCATAACGAAAGCTTTATTAAATGCAATCCGAAAATCCATCGAGCTTGCCAAGAGAGGGTTGAGAGTCCACATTAAAGTTTATGGTGAAGAAGATTTAGCCGCGATTCCCGCGGTGCTTTATGCTCCCCTCAATGCGTTGGTTATTTATGGTCAGCCCAAGGAGGGCATAGTGCTTATAAAGGTAACACCGGAATGTAAGCGTAGATGTGCTGAGATATTGCGTAAGATGGAGGTGGTTTACGATGGAGATTAG
- a CDS encoding Clp1/GlmU family protein: protein MNKAKYTQEVPEDRRDILTILENHKKPVKIMILGGVDSGKTTLATFLANELLSLGFRVAIIDSDIGQKGILPPATISLGFPDGLFESFGDIKAYKHYFVGSITPNQFFGEMIAGVKLLTEEAEKKSDVIIIDTTGLISGSGVELKRMKIETVKPDVLIALQRKDELEPILKPFEGKIQIFRLKVSEKARKFSREERKKIRKEKWKEYFKDSRPYTINLNQFIISGTQLFQGEEINENEKSLLETLFKWLIIHGRKIGEKYFVVKVDIANVPRQIDKNVLQYFDFEKLSNILLGLIDKEGFCLGLGILKFINFKELKAEILTPLDEEIMKEVREIRFGRIRVREDGEELGLLDRNGL, encoded by the coding sequence ATGAACAAGGCAAAGTACACTCAAGAGGTACCAGAGGATAGAAGAGATATTTTAACAATCCTTGAAAATCATAAAAAGCCAGTTAAAATAATGATTTTGGGTGGGGTTGATAGTGGCAAAACAACTTTAGCAACTTTTTTAGCAAATGAGCTCCTTTCGTTAGGATTCAGAGTTGCGATAATTGACAGTGACATTGGACAGAAAGGCATTCTTCCTCCGGCCACAATAAGCCTAGGATTCCCAGATGGGCTATTTGAGTCTTTTGGAGATATAAAAGCGTACAAACATTACTTTGTAGGTAGTATAACTCCAAATCAATTTTTTGGAGAGATGATTGCGGGAGTTAAGCTACTTACAGAAGAAGCAGAGAAAAAGTCTGATGTAATCATTATAGATACAACAGGATTAATTAGTGGCTCAGGTGTTGAACTTAAGAGAATGAAGATTGAAACTGTCAAACCTGATGTGTTAATTGCACTCCAAAGAAAAGATGAGCTAGAACCCATATTAAAGCCATTTGAAGGAAAAATCCAAATTTTCCGTCTGAAAGTAAGCGAAAAGGCAAGAAAATTCAGCAGAGAGGAGAGGAAGAAGATAAGAAAAGAGAAATGGAAAGAGTATTTTAAAGATTCAAGGCCATATACAATTAACCTAAATCAGTTCATCATAAGTGGAACCCAGCTCTTTCAAGGTGAAGAAATCAATGAGAATGAAAAATCCCTCCTAGAAACTCTGTTTAAATGGCTAATAATCCATGGGAGAAAGATTGGAGAAAAGTACTTTGTTGTAAAGGTTGATATTGCAAATGTTCCAAGGCAGATTGATAAAAATGTTCTACAGTATTTTGATTTTGAAAAGTTAAGCAATATCCTTCTTGGCTTAATTGACAAAGAAGGTTTCTGCCTGGGATTAGGAATTCTCAAGTTCATAAACTTCAAAGAACTGAAAGCTGAAATCCTAACCCCTTTAGATGAAGAGATAATGAAGGAAGTTCGTGAAATTAGATTCGGGAGAATTAGGGTTAGAGAAGATGGAGAAGAACTAGGCTTATTGGACAGAAATGGCCTCTAG
- the eif2g gene encoding translation initiation factor IF-2 subunit gamma, translating into MAKKKFKQSEVNIGMVGHVDHGKTTLTKALTGIWTDTHSEELRRGITIKIGFADAEIRKCPSCGRYSTSPVCPYCGAETEFERRVSFIDSPGHEALMTTMLAGASLMDGAILVIAANEPCPRPQTREHLMALQIIGNKNIIIAQNKIELVTKEQALENYRQIKEFIKGTVAENAPIIPISALHGANIDVLIKAIEDFIPTPERDPNKPPKMLVLRSFDVNKPGTPPEKLVGGVIGGSIVQGKLKVGDEIEIRPGVPYEEHGRIKYEPITTEIVSLQAGGRFVEEAYPGGLVGVGTKLDPFLTKGDLMAGNVVGKPEKLPPVWEELRLEVHLLERVVGTEEELKVEPIKKREVLLLNVGTARTMGLVTGLGKDEVELKLQIPVCAEVGERVAISRQVGSRWRLIGYGFIKG; encoded by the coding sequence ATGGCAAAGAAGAAGTTTAAACAATCTGAGGTTAATATCGGAATGGTTGGTCACGTTGATCACGGTAAAACGACACTAACTAAGGCTTTAACCGGAATTTGGACAGATACTCACAGTGAGGAATTGAGAAGAGGTATTACAATTAAGATAGGATTTGCTGATGCTGAGATTAGGAAATGTCCAAGCTGTGGAAGATATTCAACTTCTCCTGTTTGTCCATATTGTGGAGCCGAGACTGAATTTGAAAGGAGAGTCTCATTCATTGACTCTCCGGGCCACGAGGCATTGATGACAACAATGCTCGCTGGAGCTTCGCTGATGGATGGAGCAATTCTTGTAATAGCAGCAAATGAACCTTGCCCAAGACCACAGACGAGGGAGCATTTAATGGCTCTCCAAATCATCGGCAACAAAAACATAATAATTGCCCAGAATAAGATTGAGCTTGTGACCAAGGAGCAAGCTTTAGAAAACTACAGACAGATTAAGGAGTTCATTAAGGGAACAGTTGCTGAAAACGCCCCAATAATTCCAATCTCAGCTCTTCATGGGGCGAATATTGACGTTCTCATAAAGGCAATTGAAGATTTCATACCAACTCCAGAGAGAGACCCCAATAAGCCTCCAAAGATGCTTGTTTTAAGGAGCTTTGATGTCAACAAGCCAGGAACTCCACCAGAAAAACTTGTTGGTGGTGTTATTGGAGGTTCAATAGTTCAAGGAAAGCTTAAAGTTGGAGACGAAATTGAGATAAGACCTGGTGTACCTTATGAAGAACATGGAAGGATAAAGTATGAGCCAATAACGACTGAAATTGTTTCTCTACAAGCAGGAGGAAGGTTTGTTGAAGAGGCCTATCCTGGTGGATTGGTAGGAGTGGGAACAAAGCTCGACCCATTCTTGACTAAAGGTGACCTGATGGCAGGAAACGTTGTTGGAAAGCCTGAAAAATTGCCTCCAGTATGGGAGGAGCTTCGCTTAGAAGTCCACCTCTTAGAGAGAGTTGTCGGTACGGAAGAAGAGCTTAAGGTTGAGCCGATAAAGAAGAGGGAAGTTCTCCTCTTAAACGTTGGAACAGCGAGAACTATGGGTCTTGTCACAGGACTTGGAAAAGATGAGGTAGAACTCAAACTCCAGATTCCAGTATGTGCGGAAGTTGGTGAGAGAGTAGCAATAAGCAGACAAGTCGGCTCAAGATGGCGTTTGATTGGTTATGGATTCATTAAAGGCTGA
- a CDS encoding HemK2/MTQ2 family protein methyltransferase: protein MYFTYKDLKLKLHPQVYEPAEDTFLLAENLKVKEGDIALDIGTGTGIIALLMAKKAEYVLGVDVNPIAIELAKENAKINEIKNVEFRVSDLFENVEGKFDVITFNPPYLPGRPEELKEPIDLALIGGKRGREVLDKFIDQVIDYLKPNGRIQIVQSSITGVEDTIEKFTKLGFKVEITAKERYFFEEIVVITAKLDESF, encoded by the coding sequence ATGTATTTCACATACAAAGACCTCAAACTAAAGCTTCACCCTCAGGTTTATGAGCCTGCTGAAGATACCTTTTTGCTAGCTGAGAATTTGAAAGTTAAAGAGGGTGATATTGCTTTAGATATTGGAACAGGAACAGGGATAATTGCTCTTTTGATGGCAAAAAAGGCAGAATATGTTCTTGGGGTTGATGTTAATCCAATAGCCATTGAACTAGCAAAGGAAAATGCAAAAATTAATGAAATAAAAAACGTTGAGTTCCGTGTAAGCGATTTGTTTGAAAATGTTGAAGGGAAATTTGACGTAATAACTTTTAATCCTCCCTATCTACCGGGAAGACCTGAAGAGTTGAAAGAACCAATTGACTTAGCCTTAATTGGTGGGAAAAGAGGAAGAGAAGTTCTTGATAAGTTTATTGATCAAGTTATTGATTACTTAAAACCAAATGGAAGAATTCAAATTGTTCAATCATCAATAACAGGTGTTGAAGATACCATAGAAAAGTTCACAAAATTGGGGTTTAAAGTGGAGATTACCGCAAAAGAGAGATACTTCTTTGAGGAAATTGTTGTTATCACAGCTAAGCTAGATGAATCCTTCTAA